From a region of the Rhabdothermincola sediminis genome:
- a CDS encoding HAD family hydrolase has protein sequence MTIEAIVFDFGGVFTPSPFDALRAVGEEVGATFEDALDIVFGPYDRDTDHPWHRCERGELDLETARAEIRALGSARGLEIELYDLLKYLASDDGGVRTAVVERTRRLREQGYLTGLVTNNVAEFREYWRAMLPVDELFHAVVDSSEVGLRKPDPAIYELALARLGGVAPERAVFLDDYPGNVEAARRVGMHGVVVGSDPAGALAELESLLDAATPR, from the coding sequence ATGACCATCGAGGCGATCGTGTTCGACTTCGGAGGGGTGTTCACCCCGTCGCCGTTCGACGCCCTACGAGCCGTCGGCGAAGAGGTGGGTGCGACCTTCGAGGATGCGCTCGACATCGTGTTCGGCCCGTACGACCGTGACACCGACCACCCCTGGCACCGGTGCGAGCGAGGCGAGCTGGATCTCGAGACGGCGAGAGCGGAGATCCGTGCCCTGGGGTCGGCGCGAGGCCTGGAGATCGAGCTGTACGACCTGCTCAAGTACCTGGCCAGCGATGACGGGGGCGTGCGCACCGCGGTCGTGGAACGCACCCGCCGCCTGCGGGAGCAGGGCTACCTCACCGGTCTGGTGACCAACAACGTCGCCGAGTTCCGCGAGTACTGGCGGGCGATGTTGCCTGTCGACGAGCTGTTCCATGCCGTCGTCGATTCCAGTGAAGTGGGCCTGCGCAAGCCCGACCCGGCCATCTACGAGTTGGCGCTCGCGCGGCTCGGTGGTGTCGCGCCGGAGCGGGCAGTGTTCCTCGACGACTATCCGGGCAACGTGGAGGCGGCCCGCCGGGTGGGCATGCACGGCGTCGTGGTGGGCAGCGACCCCGCCGGTGCGCTGGCGGAGCTCGAATCGCTGCTCGACGCTGCTACACCACGGTGA
- a CDS encoding Stk1 family PASTA domain-containing Ser/Thr kinase, which produces MAISRMVDRVGQVLGGRYRLVAPIGTGASASVYLADDVTLRRRVAVKILHDALADDAAFLKRFRAEAQAAAAMNHPHVMAVFDWGQDDVPYLVTEYLGGGSLRGMLDLGRRLDPAQALLVGLEAARGLEYAHRRGFVHRDIKPANLLFDEEGRLRIADFGLARALAEAAWTEPMGAVLGTARYASPEQARGATLDGRSDVYSLGLVLIESVTGEVPFSSDTTLGTLMARVDRPLAVPEALGPLVPALERAGEPDPARRVDAAGFAELLMAAASELERPAPLPLAGAMAVDLAGGDDRDPTTQFVAERRVLGELEPEIMTAPPGTTTDGITILHEGDGQPETRRVERSPAVSPGLGRERRRRWPLALAVLLLLGALAGAAAYWWFEVREVAHAVPDLLGTNVADLESATAGTGWVVERTDTRQDGTVPGQIVAQDPAAGTSLVEGGVLRVTVSLGPTLVAVPTNLLGMPLSEAEAQLTAAGLAVGEVTKVPSEDVPAGVVVALGDNVPVELPKGDRVPLVVSGGPLPRTVPDGLIGQTADAAQARLEELRLVVKRVPRSDETVPAGVVLEIDPGAGTMVARDSTVTLVVSSGPPTIPVPDVRGLSAVEAAKRLEGAGLVVSSTQGSPAKPVTGTNPAAGTQVRRGSSVVIITG; this is translated from the coding sequence GTGGCCATCTCCCGCATGGTCGACCGGGTCGGTCAGGTGCTCGGAGGGCGCTATCGGCTGGTCGCCCCCATCGGCACCGGCGCGTCCGCGTCCGTGTACCTGGCCGACGACGTGACCTTGCGCCGGCGGGTGGCGGTGAAGATCCTGCACGACGCGCTGGCCGACGATGCGGCCTTTCTCAAGCGGTTCCGGGCCGAGGCCCAGGCGGCCGCGGCCATGAACCACCCGCACGTCATGGCGGTCTTCGACTGGGGCCAGGACGACGTGCCCTACCTGGTCACCGAGTACCTCGGGGGCGGCAGCCTCCGGGGGATGCTCGACCTCGGGCGTCGACTCGACCCCGCCCAGGCGCTGCTGGTCGGCCTGGAGGCCGCCCGCGGGCTGGAGTACGCGCACCGGCGGGGCTTCGTGCACCGCGACATCAAGCCCGCCAACCTGCTCTTCGACGAGGAGGGGCGGCTGCGCATCGCGGATTTCGGCTTGGCGCGGGCGCTCGCGGAGGCGGCTTGGACCGAGCCCATGGGCGCGGTGCTGGGCACCGCCCGGTACGCCTCTCCCGAGCAGGCGCGGGGCGCCACCCTCGACGGGCGCAGCGACGTCTACTCCCTCGGTCTGGTGCTCATCGAGTCCGTCACCGGTGAGGTGCCCTTCTCGAGCGACACCACCTTGGGCACCCTCATGGCCCGGGTCGACCGACCGCTCGCGGTGCCCGAGGCCCTGGGCCCGCTGGTGCCCGCGCTCGAACGGGCCGGCGAGCCCGACCCGGCCCGCCGGGTCGACGCGGCCGGCTTCGCCGAGTTGCTGATGGCGGCCGCGTCCGAGCTCGAGCGTCCCGCGCCGCTACCGCTGGCCGGTGCGATGGCGGTGGATCTGGCCGGGGGTGACGATCGTGATCCCACCACCCAGTTCGTGGCCGAGCGCCGGGTGCTCGGCGAGCTCGAGCCCGAGATCATGACCGCGCCACCAGGCACCACCACCGACGGCATCACGATCCTGCACGAGGGCGACGGCCAGCCCGAGACCCGCCGGGTCGAGCGCTCGCCGGCCGTGTCCCCGGGCCTGGGACGGGAGCGGCGCCGTCGCTGGCCCCTGGCGCTGGCGGTGCTCCTGCTGCTCGGTGCGCTCGCCGGCGCGGCTGCCTACTGGTGGTTCGAGGTCCGCGAGGTTGCCCACGCCGTGCCGGATCTCCTAGGCACGAACGTGGCCGACCTCGAGAGCGCGACGGCCGGCACGGGCTGGGTGGTGGAGCGCACCGACACCCGCCAGGACGGCACGGTGCCAGGCCAGATCGTGGCCCAGGACCCGGCGGCGGGCACCTCGCTCGTCGAGGGTGGCGTGCTGCGGGTCACGGTGTCGCTGGGCCCCACGCTGGTGGCGGTGCCAACGAACCTGCTGGGCATGCCCCTGTCGGAGGCCGAGGCCCAGCTCACGGCCGCCGGCCTGGCGGTGGGTGAGGTGACGAAGGTACCGAGCGAGGACGTCCCGGCGGGAGTCGTGGTGGCGCTCGGTGACAACGTCCCAGTGGAGTTGCCCAAGGGTGATCGGGTGCCGCTGGTGGTGTCGGGGGGGCCCCTGCCGCGCACCGTGCCCGACGGGCTCATCGGCCAGACCGCCGACGCGGCCCAGGCCCGGCTGGAGGAGCTGCGGCTGGTGGTCAAGCGGGTGCCGCGCTCCGACGAGACCGTTCCCGCGGGCGTCGTGCTCGAGATCGACCCGGGTGCCGGCACCATGGTGGCCCGCGACTCCACGGTGACCCTGGTCGTGTCGAGCGGGCCGCCGACCATCCCGGTGCCGGACGTGCGTGGCCTCTCCGCCGTCGAGGCGGCCAAGCGGCTGGAGGGCGCCGGGCTGGTGGTGTCGTCCACCCAGGGCTCCCCGGCCAAGCCGGTCACCGGCACCAATCCGGCGGCGGGCACGCAGGTGCGCCGGGGCAGCTCCGTGGTCATCATCACGGGCTGA
- a CDS encoding cysteine desulfurase family protein, which yields MLGYLDHAATTPMRPEAVEAMLPFLTEQFANPSGAHRPAREARRAIDEARDTMAELLGFEPGEIVFTGGGTEADNLAVFGVHDRWGGTVVCSAIEHHAVLDAIEARGGRLVPVDPRGVIDLDALASMLDETVTLVSVMAVNNEVGTIQPLEQIAAVVRERAPRALLHTDSVQGFCWLDLARVTAPFDLVSVSAHKFGGPKGVGVLAIRSGVELAARQVGGGQERGRRSGTQNVAGIVAMAVAAARTADQRDDEVERVTKLRDRLVEGLLATVPGIVETGVSAGAAGPDRSHKVPGICHLCIPGVDSESMLFLLEKGEVFASAASSCSSGAVEPSHVLAAMGLPRSLAQGSLRLSLGWASTDADVDRALAVVPPAVERLRLFSGGDGT from the coding sequence GTGCTCGGCTACCTCGACCACGCCGCCACCACGCCGATGCGACCCGAAGCGGTCGAGGCCATGCTGCCGTTCCTGACCGAGCAGTTCGCCAACCCCTCGGGCGCGCATCGCCCGGCGCGCGAGGCACGCCGGGCGATCGACGAGGCCCGCGACACGATGGCTGAGCTGCTGGGCTTCGAGCCCGGTGAGATCGTCTTCACCGGTGGGGGCACCGAGGCCGACAACCTGGCGGTCTTCGGTGTGCACGATCGATGGGGTGGCACCGTGGTGTGCTCGGCGATCGAGCATCACGCCGTGCTCGACGCCATCGAGGCTCGAGGTGGGCGCCTGGTACCCGTCGACCCTCGGGGGGTGATCGACCTCGACGCCTTGGCCTCGATGCTCGACGAGACCGTCACCCTGGTCTCGGTGATGGCCGTGAACAACGAGGTCGGCACCATCCAGCCCCTTGAGCAGATCGCCGCGGTGGTGCGCGAGCGTGCGCCGCGGGCGTTGCTGCACACCGATTCGGTGCAGGGCTTCTGCTGGCTCGACCTGGCTCGGGTGACGGCGCCGTTCGACCTGGTGTCTGTGAGCGCCCACAAGTTCGGCGGGCCCAAGGGCGTGGGGGTGCTGGCCATCCGCTCCGGGGTCGAGCTGGCAGCCCGCCAGGTGGGTGGAGGTCAGGAACGTGGGCGGCGCAGCGGGACCCAGAACGTGGCGGGCATCGTGGCGATGGCGGTCGCGGCGGCGCGAACCGCGGACCAGCGCGACGACGAGGTCGAGCGGGTCACCAAGCTGCGCGACCGGCTGGTCGAGGGCCTGCTGGCCACGGTGCCGGGGATCGTCGAGACCGGTGTGTCCGCCGGCGCGGCCGGGCCGGACCGTTCCCACAAGGTGCCGGGCATCTGCCACCTGTGCATCCCCGGCGTCGACAGCGAGTCGATGTTGTTCCTGCTGGAGAAGGGAGAGGTGTTCGCATCGGCCGCGTCGTCGTGCTCCAGCGGAGCGGTGGAGCCCTCACACGTGCTGGCGGCGATGGGCCTTCCCCGGTCGCTCGCGCAGGGGTCGCTGCGCCTGTCGCTGGGATGGGCCAGCACCGACGCCGACGTGGACCGCGCCCTGGCGGTCGTCCCCCCTGCCGTGGAGCGGCTGCGTCTGTTCTCGGGCGGGGACGGCACGTGA
- the ligA gene encoding NAD-dependent DNA ligase LigA produces the protein MPAVTEAARDPAERVQELRRQIRHHDRLYYELDAPEIPDADYDALVRELRALEDEYPDLRTPDSPTQRVGGAPSPAFAPVMHRVPMMSLDNAFDEAELQAWGARLQRRLTELGDGQRVHFVCELKIDGVAISLRYEHGELVQAATRGDGRVGEDVTANARVVRDIPDRLEGAPPVLEVRGEIYMPISVFERINKAQVEAGQRTYANPRNTAAGSLRQKDPSVTATRELSFWSYQLGEVQGGPAFATHHETLAWLRDLGFPVNPEITVLDDLPAVYEFCQRWEANRHSLPYEIDGVVVKVDELNVRDQLGSTSKAPRWAIAYKFPPEERTTLLKDIMVSIGRTGRATPFAVLEPVFVGGSTVGLATLHNEDQVREKDVRPGDIVIVRKAGEVIPEVVGPVLADRPKGLRRWTFPKRCPVCGTELVRLYGEADRRCPNEQCPARVAGAIEHFASRGAMDIEGLGEQRVRLFQQLGMVHDVADVYHLDYERLRSLEGFGDVSVANLRNAIEASKSRPLANLLVGLNIRHLGPAGAEALARHFGHLDRLLDASVEEIASVEGIGPVIAESVHEWFTNPANRRIVEKLRAAGVNFEGPRVEQAPQTLAGMSVVVTGTLANYSRERAEEVIKAHGGKAPGSVSTKTTALVVGEGPGAAKLTKARELGVPILDEAGFEHLLATGELP, from the coding sequence ATGCCCGCCGTGACCGAGGCCGCGCGCGATCCCGCCGAGCGCGTCCAGGAGCTCCGCCGGCAGATCCGCCACCACGACCGCCTCTACTACGAGCTGGACGCGCCGGAGATCCCTGACGCGGACTACGACGCGCTGGTGCGTGAGCTGCGCGCGCTGGAGGACGAGTACCCCGACCTGCGCACCCCCGACTCGCCGACCCAACGGGTCGGTGGCGCGCCGTCACCCGCGTTCGCCCCGGTCATGCACCGAGTGCCGATGATGTCGCTCGACAACGCTTTCGACGAAGCGGAGCTGCAGGCGTGGGGGGCCCGGTTGCAGCGACGGCTGACCGAGCTCGGCGACGGTCAGCGGGTCCATTTCGTGTGCGAGCTGAAGATCGACGGCGTGGCGATCTCCCTGCGGTACGAGCACGGCGAGTTGGTGCAGGCCGCGACCCGAGGTGATGGCCGGGTCGGTGAGGATGTGACCGCCAACGCGCGGGTGGTGCGTGACATCCCCGATCGGCTCGAGGGTGCGCCGCCCGTACTCGAGGTGCGCGGCGAGATCTACATGCCCATCTCGGTGTTCGAGCGGATCAACAAGGCGCAGGTCGAGGCCGGCCAGCGCACGTATGCCAACCCCCGCAACACCGCGGCGGGCTCGCTGCGCCAGAAGGACCCATCCGTCACCGCCACCCGGGAACTGTCGTTCTGGAGCTACCAGCTCGGTGAGGTGCAGGGAGGGCCGGCGTTCGCTACACACCACGAGACCCTGGCGTGGCTGCGCGACCTCGGCTTCCCGGTGAACCCCGAGATCACCGTGCTCGATGACCTCCCAGCCGTCTACGAGTTCTGCCAACGCTGGGAGGCGAACCGGCACTCGCTGCCTTACGAGATCGACGGAGTCGTGGTGAAGGTCGACGAGCTCAACGTGCGGGACCAGCTCGGTTCCACGAGCAAGGCGCCGCGCTGGGCGATCGCCTACAAGTTCCCACCCGAGGAGCGCACCACGCTGCTCAAGGACATCATGGTGTCGATCGGTCGCACCGGCCGAGCCACGCCGTTCGCGGTGCTCGAGCCGGTCTTCGTCGGCGGGTCCACGGTGGGTCTCGCCACCCTCCACAACGAGGACCAGGTGCGGGAGAAGGACGTGCGGCCGGGTGACATCGTGATCGTGCGCAAGGCGGGTGAGGTCATCCCCGAGGTCGTGGGCCCGGTGCTCGCCGACCGGCCGAAGGGCCTGCGGCGATGGACGTTCCCGAAGCGGTGCCCGGTGTGCGGCACCGAGCTGGTCCGCTTGTATGGCGAGGCCGACCGCCGGTGCCCCAACGAGCAGTGCCCGGCCCGGGTGGCGGGAGCGATCGAGCACTTCGCGTCGCGGGGGGCGATGGACATCGAGGGCTTGGGCGAGCAACGGGTGCGCCTGTTCCAGCAGCTCGGCATGGTGCACGACGTGGCCGACGTCTACCACCTCGACTACGAGCGGCTGCGGTCCCTCGAGGGCTTCGGTGATGTGTCGGTCGCGAACCTGCGCAACGCGATCGAGGCGTCCAAGTCGCGGCCGCTCGCGAACCTGCTGGTGGGGTTGAACATCCGCCATCTCGGTCCCGCGGGCGCGGAGGCACTCGCCCGTCACTTCGGCCATCTCGACCGCCTGCTCGACGCGTCGGTGGAGGAGATCGCGTCGGTGGAAGGCATCGGGCCGGTGATCGCCGAGAGCGTGCATGAGTGGTTCACGAACCCCGCCAACCGGCGCATCGTGGAGAAGCTGCGAGCCGCGGGGGTGAACTTCGAGGGGCCTCGGGTCGAGCAGGCACCGCAGACGCTGGCCGGCATGTCGGTGGTCGTCACCGGCACCCTGGCGAACTACAGCCGGGAGCGCGCCGAGGAGGTGATCAAGGCGCACGGTGGCAAGGCGCCGGGGTCGGTGTCGACGAAGACCACCGCGCTCGTCGTGGGAGAGGGACCCGGCGCCGCGAAGCTGACCAAGGCCAGGGAGCTCGGTGTCCCGATCCTCGACGAGGCAGGCTTCGAGCATCTGCTCGCGACCGGGGAGTTGCCATGA
- a CDS encoding MFS transporter, giving the protein MPPDPSTTSADEAGQLTVEAPGADEVAIVPWPLLWRDRFRRRAETSDRYPWIVLMAALFGLLSVGFLITVLSVSITRIADDLDTTPDVLTWVITGPILAYAVIGPAAGKLADLFGARRVYLISIMGVGVSAALTAAAWNAGSLIGFRVLGAALGAAIGPASISMINKLFPPHRRALALGYWSLVAAGGPMLGVVIGGRAVEAWGWRLIFEAQVPLSLLALVVGFLVLPETERRHDVRFDAAGSAVLAFAVGALLLGLNRGPVLGWSSPVVLGAFVVSALASVGFVLVEQRVRHPLVPLRYFRRANFAFPIANQFFANFAYMGGFIITPLFLQSVFGYGEARTGDLMAPRPLAFAIAGPVAGWVTVRIGERTNAVIGASLITASMLGLALVEPSSSDWLIVGALVLSGVGMGTCAPAMAAAVANAVDEVDLGVVAAAQQMVAQVGVVAGIQILQTVQAAREPVAGLVGSYHAAFLAGAIAAGMGVLSALFVRSTHRDRAPERERGAPEGAPPAFVVTARR; this is encoded by the coding sequence GTGCCTCCCGACCCCTCCACGACCTCCGCGGACGAGGCCGGGCAGCTCACCGTCGAGGCGCCGGGAGCCGACGAGGTCGCGATCGTGCCGTGGCCCTTGCTGTGGCGGGACCGCTTCCGGCGGCGGGCCGAGACCAGCGATCGGTACCCGTGGATCGTGCTCATGGCGGCGCTGTTCGGATTGCTCTCGGTCGGCTTCCTCATCACCGTGCTGTCGGTCTCGATCACCCGCATCGCCGATGATCTCGACACCACCCCGGACGTCCTCACGTGGGTGATCACGGGACCGATCCTCGCTTACGCGGTGATCGGTCCCGCCGCGGGCAAGCTCGCCGACCTCTTCGGCGCCCGGCGGGTCTACCTCATCAGCATCATGGGCGTGGGCGTCTCGGCTGCGCTCACCGCGGCGGCGTGGAACGCGGGATCGCTCATCGGCTTCCGGGTGCTCGGGGCGGCTCTCGGGGCGGCGATCGGGCCGGCGTCGATCTCGATGATCAACAAGTTGTTCCCGCCGCACCGGCGGGCGCTGGCGCTGGGCTACTGGTCGCTCGTCGCCGCCGGCGGACCGATGCTCGGTGTGGTGATCGGTGGCCGGGCGGTCGAGGCGTGGGGGTGGCGACTCATCTTCGAGGCGCAGGTGCCCCTGTCCCTGCTGGCCCTGGTCGTCGGATTCCTGGTGCTGCCCGAGACCGAGCGGCGCCACGACGTCCGCTTCGACGCCGCCGGCTCCGCGGTGCTCGCCTTCGCGGTCGGAGCGCTGCTCCTCGGCTTGAACCGCGGTCCGGTGCTCGGCTGGAGCAGCCCGGTCGTGCTGGGAGCGTTCGTGGTGTCGGCACTGGCGTCGGTCGGGTTCGTGTTGGTCGAGCAGCGGGTGCGGCACCCGCTCGTGCCGTTGCGCTACTTCCGGCGAGCGAACTTCGCGTTCCCGATCGCCAACCAGTTCTTCGCCAACTTCGCGTACATGGGCGGCTTCATCATCACCCCGCTGTTCCTGCAGAGCGTGTTCGGCTACGGCGAGGCCCGCACCGGGGATCTCATGGCCCCGCGGCCGCTGGCCTTCGCGATCGCCGGTCCGGTCGCCGGCTGGGTCACGGTGCGCATCGGCGAGCGGACCAACGCCGTGATCGGTGCCTCGTTGATCACCGCCTCCATGCTCGGCTTGGCCCTCGTCGAGCCGAGCTCCTCGGACTGGCTGATCGTCGGCGCGCTCGTGCTGTCCGGGGTGGGGATGGGCACCTGTGCGCCGGCCATGGCCGCCGCGGTGGCCAACGCGGTCGACGAGGTCGATCTCGGGGTGGTGGCGGCGGCCCAGCAGATGGTCGCCCAGGTCGGGGTGGTGGCCGGTATCCAGATCCTCCAGACCGTGCAGGCGGCCCGCGAGCCGGTGGCCGGTCTGGTCGGCTCGTACCACGCGGCGTTCCTCGCCGGGGCGATCGCGGCGGGCATGGGGGTGCTGTCAGCGCTGTTCGTGCGCAGTACCCACCGGGACCGGGCGCCCGAACGCGAGCGGGGCGCCCCGGAGGGCGCCCCGCCTGCCTTCGTCGTCACCGCTCGTCGGTGA
- the mnmA gene encoding tRNA 2-thiouridine(34) synthase MnmA — protein sequence MKVLVAMSGGVDSSVAAARLHEQGHEVTGVTMRLWGGESDTGCCSVADVDDARRVAQQLGIDHLVFNFADAFDEHVVSPYVDAHRRGLTPNPCIECNRHLKFDHLLRRAVALGFDAVATGHHARVHERPDGTRRIRRGADATKDQSYVLYMLGQRELARTILPVGALTKDEVRAEAARLGLRTAAKPDSQDVCFITATGGRQAFLGPRIGLRPGRVLDRTGREVGQVEHVELVTVGQRKGLGVAGAGGPRYAIAVDLVQGTVTVGSRDDLQVSELEVRDVAWSDRPVTGEVLVQCSAHGVPRRATIGPIEGRAVGPGAEVRVRWATPERRVAPGQSVVFYDGDEVVGGGIAA from the coding sequence GTGAAGGTCCTGGTCGCCATGTCGGGCGGGGTGGACTCCTCCGTCGCGGCGGCGCGGCTGCACGAGCAGGGCCACGAGGTCACCGGGGTGACCATGCGGCTCTGGGGAGGCGAGAGCGACACCGGCTGCTGCTCGGTAGCCGACGTCGACGACGCGCGCCGGGTCGCCCAGCAGCTCGGCATCGATCACCTGGTCTTCAACTTCGCCGACGCCTTCGACGAGCACGTGGTGTCGCCCTACGTCGACGCGCACCGTCGCGGGCTCACGCCGAACCCCTGCATCGAGTGCAACCGCCACCTCAAGTTCGACCACCTCCTGCGCCGGGCGGTCGCCCTGGGCTTCGACGCGGTGGCCACCGGCCACCACGCCCGGGTGCACGAGCGCCCCGACGGCACCCGCCGCATCCGGCGGGGAGCGGACGCCACCAAGGACCAGAGCTACGTGCTCTACATGCTCGGCCAGCGCGAGCTGGCGCGCACGATCCTGCCCGTCGGTGCGCTCACCAAGGACGAGGTGCGGGCCGAGGCCGCCCGCCTGGGGTTGCGCACAGCGGCCAAGCCCGACAGCCAGGACGTCTGCTTCATCACCGCCACGGGAGGGCGCCAGGCGTTCCTCGGTCCGCGTATCGGGCTGCGCCCGGGACGGGTCCTGGACCGGACCGGCCGGGAAGTGGGCCAGGTCGAGCACGTCGAGCTGGTCACCGTCGGCCAGCGGAAGGGTCTGGGCGTGGCCGGGGCTGGCGGGCCGCGGTACGCGATCGCGGTGGACCTGGTCCAGGGAACGGTCACCGTCGGCTCCCGCGACGACCTGCAGGTGAGCGAGCTCGAGGTGCGCGACGTCGCCTGGAGCGACCGACCCGTGACGGGGGAGGTGCTGGTGCAGTGCTCGGCGCACGGGGTGCCTCGCCGGGCCACGATCGGGCCGATCGAGGGGCGGGCCGTCGGCCCCGGGGCCGAGGTGCGGGTGCGATGGGCCACGCCCGAACGGCGGGTGGCGCCCGGGCAGAGCGTGGTCTTCTACGACGGCGACGAGGTGGTCGGCGGCGGCATCGCCGCCTGA
- a CDS encoding stage II sporulation protein M, whose amino-acid sequence MDIDRYISSNEATWARLDELTRRARQRVATLEDGELDELVALYQRSAAQLSYAQTYFRDPALTARLTKLVAAAAQVIYGKRPRTAQAVVRFFATTFPAAVWHNRRFMAVAAVAFFGPAVLVAVWLLNSRAALDASGSAAERTDYVEQRFEQYYSEQPSAQFFTAVTTNNIRVGFMAFALGGIACIPGVAILAFNGVSLGQAAAWMISEGDTLRFFGLILPHGALELTGIVLAGGAGLAVGWALIAPGDRLRSEAVAEEGRRAAAIVLGLVATFVAAGLIEGFVTGSGLPAAVRVGIGLTAWAVFVTYLWRRGRAAVAQGLTGALGERPAGVAGALPVAASSR is encoded by the coding sequence GTGGACATCGACCGCTACATCAGCTCCAACGAGGCCACCTGGGCCCGCCTCGACGAGCTGACCCGGCGCGCCCGCCAACGGGTGGCCACCCTGGAGGACGGCGAGCTCGACGAGCTGGTGGCGCTCTACCAGCGCAGCGCGGCGCAGCTGTCCTACGCGCAGACCTACTTCCGCGATCCGGCCCTCACCGCCCGCCTCACCAAGCTGGTGGCGGCCGCTGCGCAGGTCATCTACGGCAAGCGGCCACGCACGGCCCAGGCGGTGGTCCGGTTCTTCGCCACCACCTTCCCCGCCGCGGTGTGGCACAACCGGCGCTTCATGGCCGTCGCCGCGGTGGCCTTCTTCGGGCCGGCCGTGCTGGTAGCGGTCTGGCTGCTCAACAGCCGGGCCGCGCTGGACGCCTCCGGCAGCGCGGCGGAGCGCACCGACTACGTGGAGCAGCGGTTCGAGCAGTACTACTCGGAGCAGCCGAGCGCGCAGTTCTTCACCGCTGTGACCACCAACAACATCCGGGTCGGGTTCATGGCATTCGCGCTGGGTGGGATCGCCTGTATCCCCGGTGTCGCCATCCTGGCGTTCAACGGGGTGTCGTTGGGTCAGGCCGCGGCGTGGATGATCAGCGAGGGCGACACGCTGCGCTTCTTCGGCCTGATCCTGCCTCACGGTGCCCTGGAGCTCACGGGCATCGTGCTCGCCGGTGGTGCCGGGCTGGCCGTCGGGTGGGCGCTGATCGCCCCCGGTGATCGGCTCCGCAGCGAGGCGGTCGCCGAGGAAGGCCGGCGGGCGGCGGCGATCGTGCTGGGGCTGGTGGCCACATTCGTGGCCGCGGGGCTGATCGAGGGCTTCGTGACCGGCAGCGGCCTGCCGGCGGCGGTGCGGGTGGGCATCGGCCTCACCGCCTGGGCGGTGTTCGTCACGTACCTGTGGCGGAGGGGCCGGGCGGCGGTCGCCCAGGGTCTCACCGGCGCGCTCGGGGAGCGACCCGCTGGCGTGGCAGGGGCGCTGCCCGTCGCGGCCTCGAGCAGGTGA
- a CDS encoding RDD family protein, whose product MTTAQPSGIVTPEAVLLEFDTASAGSRTIAELIDLLVQVVTLVGVWTVAGIVAASSPLLETAATIAALVLTFFVLVGYPAGFETLWQGRTLGKAALGLRVVTREGGPIRFRHAAIRAMFGLVEIYAFLGSIAALSIILTRNDQRIGDLAAGTFVLRERRAASRAVAVSFMPPPGYEAYTASLDVTALAEEQYGLLRSFLLRAPQLTIPARYALSVRLAEPVTRLLQHTPPAGVGPEAFLACVAAAYQRRHGGPLPPPPWRPPPPSPPSPPLAPPPPAPPPPPSPPAWRPPPPPAPAPTVPPGTTFGGPASRS is encoded by the coding sequence ATGACCACTGCCCAGCCCTCCGGCATCGTCACTCCCGAAGCCGTCCTCCTCGAGTTCGACACCGCGAGCGCCGGCTCGCGCACCATCGCGGAGCTCATCGACCTGCTGGTGCAGGTCGTCACCCTCGTGGGGGTGTGGACGGTGGCGGGCATCGTCGCCGCCTCCAGCCCGTTGCTCGAGACCGCCGCCACCATCGCCGCGCTGGTGCTCACCTTTTTCGTGCTGGTCGGCTACCCGGCGGGGTTCGAGACGCTCTGGCAGGGTCGCACCCTGGGCAAGGCGGCGCTCGGCTTGCGGGTGGTCACCCGGGAAGGCGGCCCCATCCGCTTCCGGCACGCCGCGATCCGGGCCATGTTCGGTCTCGTGGAGATCTACGCGTTCCTCGGCTCGATCGCCGCCCTGTCGATCATCCTGACCCGCAACGACCAACGGATCGGTGATCTGGCGGCCGGCACCTTCGTGTTGCGGGAGCGCCGCGCGGCCTCGCGAGCGGTGGCCGTGAGCTTCATGCCCCCACCCGGCTACGAGGCCTACACCGCGTCGCTCGACGTGACCGCGCTGGCCGAAGAGCAGTACGGCTTGCTCCGCTCGTTCCTGCTGCGTGCCCCGCAGCTCACCATCCCGGCCCGGTACGCGCTGTCGGTTCGTCTGGCGGAGCCGGTGACGAGGTTGCTGCAACACACGCCCCCAGCGGGTGTGGGGCCGGAGGCCTTCCTGGCGTGCGTGGCGGCCGCGTACCAGCGACGCCACGGCGGCCCGCTGCCACCCCCTCCGTGGCGCCCGCCCCCGCCCTCCCCGCCGTCCCCTCCGCTCGCGCCCCCGCCGCCTGCGCCGCCGCCTCCACCCTCGCCGCCTGCCTGGCGCCCGCCACCACCACCGGCTCCCGCACCAACGGTCCCCCCGGGCACCACCTTCGGAGGGCCCGCCTCCCGGTCCTGA